The Limnochorda sp. LNt genome includes a region encoding these proteins:
- a CDS encoding efflux RND transporter periplasmic adaptor subunit — protein sequence MAQRRVLGRALHWSVIAAVVLAAGGVGTWWWLAARRAEGSTAGSVRPPAGAAVRGEAEAVVQQEGRALLRLASQAGVQAVPVQRVDIRRYVEATGTITSERDVTLSFGVGGRLEAVHVGVGDRVQQGDLLAELDDTSLRLAYVRARNAYEQARLEQGSAQVEESRLAMEAARQDLEGARLVAPFDGVVVSVDAQAGEHVSASQAVVRLVDLSALRVEVSVDEVDLPYVRQGQAAVVTVRGYPDLALEGEVERLTPAGRSQGDLVLFDVVVRLREARDELLPGMTATARIEVARADGVLAVPEEAVVETGGRALVSRVVDGSIVLTPVELGVSDGRFVEVRSGLREGDRVLATNYEVYRRLAGSNPSSGGPPGGPGTTFRLDARPVGR from the coding sequence TGGCAGCTCGCCGGGCCGAGGGGAGTACGGCCGGCTCGGTACGACCGCCAGCCGGGGCGGCGGTCAGGGGCGAGGCCGAGGCCGTGGTGCAGCAGGAGGGACGTGCTCTCCTGAGACTCGCCTCGCAGGCGGGGGTGCAGGCCGTGCCCGTGCAGCGCGTGGACATCCGCCGCTACGTGGAGGCCACCGGCACCATCACCTCCGAACGCGACGTGACCCTCTCCTTCGGGGTGGGAGGGCGCCTGGAGGCGGTCCACGTGGGGGTGGGCGACCGGGTCCAGCAGGGCGACCTCCTGGCCGAGCTCGACGACACGTCCCTGCGCCTGGCCTACGTGCGGGCCCGCAACGCCTACGAGCAGGCGCGTCTGGAGCAAGGCTCCGCCCAGGTGGAGGAGAGCCGTCTGGCCATGGAGGCGGCGCGCCAGGACCTGGAGGGCGCGCGGCTGGTGGCACCGTTCGACGGCGTCGTCGTCAGCGTCGACGCGCAGGCGGGCGAGCACGTCTCGGCGTCCCAGGCCGTGGTGCGGCTGGTCGACCTGTCGGCGCTGCGGGTCGAGGTGTCGGTGGACGAGGTGGACCTGCCCTACGTCCGGCAGGGGCAGGCGGCCGTCGTCACGGTACGCGGCTACCCTGATCTCGCCCTGGAGGGCGAGGTGGAGCGGCTCACGCCGGCCGGGCGCAGCCAGGGGGACCTGGTGCTCTTCGACGTGGTGGTGCGGCTCCGTGAGGCGCGAGACGAGCTCTTGCCGGGCATGACCGCCACGGCCCGCATCGAGGTGGCGCGAGCCGACGGCGTGCTGGCCGTGCCCGAGGAGGCCGTGGTGGAGACGGGGGGTCGGGCCCTGGTGAGCCGGGTGGTGGACGGCTCCATCGTGCTGACCCCGGTGGAGCTGGGCGTCAGCGACGGGCGATTCGTCGAGGTGCGCTCGGGCCTCCGCGAGGGCGACCGGGTGCTGGCGACCAACTACGAGGTGTACCGGCGGCTCGCGGGGAGCAACCCCAGCTCGGGCGGACCTCCGGGCGGGCCGGGGACCACGTTTCGCCTCGACGCCCGGCCGGTGGGGCGATGA
- a CDS encoding ABC transporter ATP-binding protein, which translates to MVPGNGDGTAAIRLQGVSKVYGRGESAVVALRDVDLTVAPGEYVAITGPSGSGKSTLMHLLGCLDRPTSGKILIEGQDVTRLSEPRLAALRNRRIGFVFQSFHLMPRETVLRNVEWPLIYAGLPPARRRERALQVLSQVGMAHRVRHRPQELSGGERQRVAIARALVNDPAFILADEPTGNLDSANGEQVLALLEELNAQGRTVILVTHDMGIAHRARRLIRVRDGRVEYDGGASAPPEGRWAVP; encoded by the coding sequence CTGGTGCCGGGCAACGGCGACGGCACGGCCGCCATCCGGCTGCAGGGCGTCAGCAAGGTCTACGGGCGCGGCGAGAGCGCCGTGGTGGCCCTGCGTGACGTCGATCTGACCGTCGCACCCGGCGAGTACGTCGCCATCACGGGGCCGTCCGGGTCGGGCAAGTCGACCCTGATGCACCTGCTGGGCTGCCTGGACCGCCCGACGTCGGGCAAGATCCTCATCGAGGGGCAGGACGTCACCCGGCTCAGCGAGCCGCGCCTGGCGGCCCTTCGCAACCGGCGCATCGGATTCGTCTTCCAGTCCTTCCATCTGATGCCGCGTGAGACGGTGCTGCGCAACGTCGAGTGGCCCCTCATCTATGCCGGCCTGCCACCGGCTCGGCGGCGGGAGCGTGCGCTCCAGGTGCTGAGCCAGGTCGGCATGGCGCACCGCGTGCGACACCGACCCCAGGAGCTCTCGGGCGGCGAGCGCCAGCGCGTCGCCATCGCCCGGGCACTGGTCAACGACCCGGCCTTCATCCTGGCCGACGAGCCCACCGGCAACCTGGACTCGGCCAACGGCGAGCAGGTGCTGGCCTTGCTCGAGGAGCTCAACGCCCAGGGGCGCACCGTGATCCTGGTGACGCACGACATGGGCATCGCGCACCGGGCTCGCCGGTTGATCCGGGTGCGTGACGGCCGGGTGGAGTACGACGGGGGCGCCTCCGCGCCGCCAGAGGGGAGGTGGGCCGTTCCGTGA